CAACATAGCCCGGTTAACGGGCTGGCTGGATATGCCGATCGATCGTGTCATGAATAAAAAGACGATGGATGACGTCGAACCGGTAATTTACTATCCGCACGAAGCAACGCCTGAGATAGTCGAAGCTCATCTCAGAGCCGACAAAAAGCTGACGCCTGAGACCGCAAAGGCGCTTTCGGAGCTTTTCAGGGTAGCGTACAAGCAGTTCAGCAAACCGGGCGAATAGTAGCAGGTTCAAGTTCATTTACGTTCGAAGTTATCGGACGATCATACGGAGATTTCAGGAAATGGAACACGCGATCACGTTGAACAAGACGGCTGTTGGTAGGGCACCACGACAACCATTCGTAATGGACACGACGTTTGTGCTCTTTTTTCTCGCGGTGGATTTCGGATTTTCGGTGACTTTCTCGGGGCTGGACGGGATATTATCACTGGTAACGCTCGTGATGTTCGTGTTTGTGCCATATTTGCTTCCCTCCGTTGATGAGAAGCCGGAATTTGGACAATGGGTTCTCGGTCGAGCCGCAATTGCCGTTTTCGCGGTGTTTCTTGGGGTGATGTTGAGGCAGGCGATCGGGACCGTGATACCCGAAGAATTTCGTTATGTTCCGATGACGTTGTTGATCGGTTCGGCGATTTTCTGCGGATTTACTCAGATTTATGGTATGATAAGGTTTCGTTTGGCGGGTTAGGCAAAAGGCGTCGAACGACCAATGGAAGATCCGCGTGTGTTTCGGGAACAGACGCGGATCTTTTCATTGATCTTACGTTTCTCAGGCCGACATCTGGACCGATTCACTATGGTGGATCGATTCGTGAAGCGATTGAACCATCCTTGATAATTCCTCGTACTGGAGCGGGGTCAGTGCCTGTGCTCCGTCACACAGAGCTTCCTCCGGGCATGGATGGACCTCGATGATCAGTCCGTCGGCTCCGGCCGCAACACCGGCAAGGGCCATCGGCTGCACCATATAATTATGTCCCGTTCCATGCGAAGGGTCGACGATGATCGGTAAATGCGAAAGACGCTGGACGGCCGGGATTATCGATAGGTCAAGAGTGTTGCGGGCATGGTCGGCGAACGTTCGTATGCCTCGTTCGCAGAGGATGACATCGTAATTACCTTCCGACATGATGTATTCGGCGGCGAGCAGGAATTCGTCAAGCGTTGCGGAGAGGCCGCGTTTCAACAAAATTGGCTTTCTCGTTTTACCGGCGTATTTCAGGAGCGCGAAATTCTGCATATTCCGTGCTCCGATCTGTATACAGTCGCCGTATTTTTCGACGAGGTCGATACCATGCTCGTCCATTGCTTCTGTGACGATGTTCAGGCCATATCGATCGCGAACTTCCGCAAGGATCTTTAGGCCTTCCTCGCCCTTGCCTTGAAAAGCATACGGCGAAGTTCGCGGTTTGAACGCCCCGCCGCGAAAGAACTTGGCACCGCTTGCAGCAACGACCTCGGCGACCCGAAAGACCTGATCAGCGCTTTCGACGGCACACGGGCCGGCGATAACTGCAAGATGGCCGCCTCCGATCGAAGCGTTCCCAACCTTGATCGTTGATCGTCCAAGCTTAAGGTCGTTCGAGATCAGCTTGTACGGTTTCGTGACCCTGATGGCCTCTGCGACGCCGGGAAGATTCTCAAAGTGCGTCGGATCGACCGAGCCTCGATTGCCGGTGATCCCGATCGCGGTGCGGCTCTCGCCCGGCATTGGGTGACCGCGAAAGCCGAGTTTTTCAATGACCTGCACGACCCGATCGATATCGGATTGGGTCGCGTCTGGCTTCATTACGATTAACATAAAATGTTCTTTTGGCTCTGACCTCAGGTGAAAGCCTCTTGGTAAACTTTAAACTCTAGGATTCAGCGGCGTCTTTTGCAACCTGCGGCAATAAGCCCCCGATAAAATCACGTATAGTTTCCACCGTATTTCCGGTCGCTATCGATCTCTCGATCTCGGCGACGATCGCCGATCCGACGACGGCAGCGTCGGCATATTTCCACACCTCCTCGATCTGGCTCCGCGTCGAGATGCCGAACCCAACCGCGATCGGAAGGTCAGTGAATCGTCGTGCCCGCTTCACGAGCGTCTCTGCCGATTCGCCTGTTTCTTTCTGTGCTCCGGTAACACCCGCACGCGAAACCGCGTAAAGAAAGCCACGCGCGCGCTCGCCGATCGAACGAAGTCGATCATCACTGGTGGTCGGTGCGATCAAAGAAATTAGATCAATTCCGTGTTCGTGCAGTGTTTGTCCGATCTCGGACGCCTCGTCGTCCACAGCGTCCGTGACGAGGACGCCGTCGATCCCCGTCGCCGCGGCGTCGATAGCGAGCCTTTCAATACCAAAACGGAAAATTGGGTTGAAATAACTAAAAAGTACGATCGGCGTTTCGCACGTCTCCCGGATCTCTCGGACCATCGCCAGAATATCCTTAAGCGTTACGCCGTTCCCGAGCGCTCGCGTCGATGAGGCCTGTATGGTCGGCCCGTCGGCCATCGGGTCGGTAAATGGAACTCCGAGTTCGATGATATCGGCCCCCATTCCGGCCAGCGTCAACACGATCTGCGTCGAAGTGGCGAGGTCCGGGTCGCCCGCAGTGATAAAGGGAATAAATCCCTTTCGCCCGCGTGCTTGCAACATTTCAAATCTCTTGGTTATTCGGTTCATCGAAGTTTATGAAAACACCGGGGTCATTTTTCGCGCTTACGCGCGGATAACGCGGCCACCGTATTGACATCCTTGTCGCCGCGACCTGAAAGATTGCATATGATTATCTGGTTACGATCCATGGCGCCCGCGACCTTCATAACGTAAGCGATCGCATGCGCCGATTCGAGGGCAGGAATTATCCCCTCGGTCTCTGATAAGTTTCTAAACGCCGCGAGTGCTTCGACGTCTGAAGCCGTTACGTACTCGACGCGGCCTTCGTTGTGAAGAAATGCATGTTCCGGTCCGACGGAGGCGTAATCGAGCCCTGCCGAAACCGAATGCGTCCGGGCGATCTGGCCGGAATCGTCCTGAAGCAGGTAGCTTTTCGTTCCCTGCAAAATACCGACAGCAGAGCCATTCAGGAATCTGGCGGCGTGTTCACCTAAACCGCTGCCCTGGCCGCCGGCCTCGACACCGATCATGCGTACATCGTCGTCGAGGAAATCGTGGAACAGTCCGATCGAATTCGAACCGCCGCCAACACACGCAACGAGCAGATCAGGGAGCCGGTCTTCTTTTTCGAGGATCTGCTGACGTGCCTCTTGGCCAATAATGCTCTGAAATTCACGGACCATTAACGGATACGGATGCGGGCCGAGTGCCGAACCGAGCAAGTAATATGTGTCGGCGACATTGGTGACCCAATCTCGAAGTGCCTCGTTGATAGCATCCTTCAGCGTCCTTGATCCTGAATCAACCCCTCGGACCTCGGCTCCGAGCAAGCGCATGCGAAAGACATTCAGTTCCTGCCGACGCATGTCTTCAGTGCCCATATAAACGACACAAGCAAGCCCAAAATGGGCACAGACCGTCGCCGTGGCAACGCCGTGCTGGCCAGCGCCGGTCTCTGCGACGATCCGCGTTTTGCCCATCCGTCGTGCCAGAAGTATCTGACCGATGCAGTTATTTATCTTGTGGGCGCCCGTGTGGTTCAGATCCTCACGTTTCAGGTAGACCCGAGCACCGCCCAGGACCTCGGTCAACCGTTCAGCGAAATATAGAGGTGTCGGCCTGCCGACAAAATCTCTGAGCAGTTCATCAAATTCAGCGCGAAAGGCGGCATCATCGCGGTATGCAAAAAAGGACTCGGTCAGCTCATCAAGCGGTGCGACCAGCGTTTCCGGAACAAATCGCCCGCCGAACTCACCCCAATAACCTCGATCGTTTGGTTCGTAAATGGTCATGCTTGTTTCGCAATTCGAATGAATGACTCGACCCGTTTCGGATCTTTTATCCCCGGCGACGATTCAACCCCGCTCGCAACATCGACGGCAAATGGCCTGAGCAGGGAAACGGCGTCGGCAACATTTCCGGGCTTCAATCCCCCCGCCAAGAAAAGCCGCTTTGTTCGGTATTTCACAGTTTTCGCAACTTTCCAATCAAACATCTCACCCGTACCTCCGTAAACCGAGGGTGAATATGCATCCAGCAGTATCGCATCTGTCTCGAATTCCGCAGCGGTTTCAGGCAAGAAATCCGGGCCCACTCGAAGAGCTTTTATTACAAACAATTTCGTCCGGGCCCTGAGTTTGGATACAAGATCAGGAGACTCATTTCCGTGTAACTGAATGCCGCTAAGGCCGGTCGTTTCGGCGATCTTGACAACAGTGTCCTCACTTTCGTCGACAAATACGCCGATGTTCAGTGTAGAGGCCGTCAACTCCCGGATAATGTCCCGGGCAGCATTGGGCGTAATGAACCTCGGGCTTTTCTCACAGAAATTGAAACCGAGCATGTCCGCACCGAGCCTCGCCGCCGTCGCAGCGTCGCCGAGATTTGTGATGCCGCAGATCTTAACCTTTACCATTTAGTTTACGGAGCTCAGCCGCCGGGTCGCTGCTCCGCATCAGTGATTCGCCAATGAGAAAACCCGAATAGCCGTGTCGCTGAAGTTCGATCAGGTCCTCGTGTGTCCGAAGGCCGCTCTCAGCGACCATTATCGCATTCGACGGGGCGTGCTTTATCAGGTCACGCGATACGTCTAGCGACACGTCGAACGAATGAAGGTCACGATTGTTAACGCCGATAAGTCCGGCTCCGGCTCTTTCGGCGCGTTCAAGCTCCGCGAAAGAGTGGACCTCGATAAGTGCGTCAAGCCCAAACTTGTCTTCGGCAAGGCTTCGCAATCTCGCGATCTCTGTGTCGTTTAACATCGACGCTATGAGCAGTATCGCGTCGGCACCGGCCGCCGCCGCTTCGACGATCTGAAATTCGTCGAAGATGAAATCCTTGCGCAATATCGGCAGATCGACGGCTGCTCGCACACGTATAAGGTCGTCGAGCGACCCGCCAAAATGATCCTCCTCGGTCAGGACCGATATCGCGCTTGCTCCTCCGTCCGAATAAGCCCTTGCCATCTCGGCGGGATCGGCCATGTTGTTGATGTCGCCTTTTGACGGTGAGGCCCTTTTGAACTCGGCGATCGTGTTGATCAAAGACCGATCGCTCAGGGAACTGGCGAAACGCCTTTGGATCGCGCCCGACCTCGTCCGTTTTGCGATCTCGGTCAACGATCCGACATCGGCAGCCGCCTTCGCCGCTTCGACACGGAGACGCCTTGTTGCGACGATCTTTTCGAGTATGGTCCCTTTCATACGGGTATTGCCGAAGCGAGTTCTTCAAGTTTCCGAAGAGCCTTTCCAACATTTACGGCCTCGGCCGCAACCGTCATCGAAGCCTTGAGATCGCTATTTTCGGTCGCGATATGAATTGCCGCGGCTGCATTTACGAGGACAATGTCTTTCGCTGCCGAGGAATCCGGTTTTCCGATCAGGACATTTCGTATGGTTTTCCCGCTGTGCACCGCGTCATTCGATCGGAGATCCCGTAGACCTGCCGGAGCGATGCCGAAATGTTCCGGTTCGATAGTAAACTCGCGCACCGTTCGTCCTTCCACTTCGACGACCATCGTTCGGCCGTTGATCGATATCTCGTCAAGGCCGTCGTCGCCGTGGACTATCCACGACCTTTTTGTCCCGAGGCGGGCAAGTGCGTTCGCCATTTTCGTCACCAGCTCTTTGTTCCAGACACCGATCAATTGATGGGGTGCGGAAGCCGGGTTACATAGCGGCCCGACACAATTAAAAATGGTCGGGAAGCCGAGTCCTCGTCGGACCTTTGCGAGCGTTTGTGAGAGCCGGTGAAAGTTGGGCGCGAACATGAAGGCGATACCGATCTCATTGAGACACATTTCCGCGACGTCCGGCCCGACAGTCGGATCTATGCCAAGTTCCGAGAGTACATCGGTGCTTCCCGTATTGCTGGTCGCAGCCTTGTTGCCGTGTTTTGCGACTGCGATGCCCGTTCCCGCAACGACAAATGACGCGGCGGTTGATACGTTGAAGGTCTTGGCCTTACTGCCTCCTGTCCCGACAATATCGACAAATAGCTCGTGTCTCGAATGTATCGCTTTCATTCGGGATCGAAGTATTTTTGCGACCGAATAGATCTCGTCTTCAGCAATGCCTTTTTCGTTCCAGGCGCGAAAGACATTTGCAAGCAAGGCCTCATCGGTATCGTTGATCAAAGCGTCGAGGAACTCCTCGGCGTCGTCGGGGCCGAGGTCGCGGCCAGAACGAAACTCTGTGAATTGGTGCTTCAATATCGAACTCATGACGATTGATCCTCCGCGAGTTCGATCGCCCGCAACTGTGCTGACGCCTTGTTGACCGTTTCTTCATATTCGGCCGACGGGTCGGAGTCGGCAACGATGCCCGCACCGGCCTGGACATGAGCTATCCCGTTTTCGAGTACGACGGTTCTGATCGCGATGCATGTGTCCATGTTTCCGGAATAATCGAAATAGCCGACCGCGCCCGAATATACGCCTCGCGGCGTCGGTTCAAGTTCGGTGATCAACTCTATCGCCCTGACTTTGGGTGCTCCCGACACTGTGCCGGCAGGGAAGCAGGCCGCAAGAGCGTCGAACCGGTCAAGCCCTTTTCGAAGCCGCGCTGATAGATAGCTGACCAGATGCTGGACGTGCGAATATCTCTCAACACTCATCAGGCCGTTGACCTTTACACTTCCGTATTCGGCAACTCGTCCAAGATCGTTTCGGCCGAGATCTACCAGCATCAGGTGTTCGGCGACCTCTTTGCGGTCCGCTCGCATTTCGTCTGCCAACCGCGAATCCTCGTCGGCCGTCTTGCCGCGCGGCCTGGTGCCCGCTATCGGACGGTATTCCAGGTCGCGGCCACGGCTGCGGACAAGCATCTCAGGCGATGCACCGATGATAGCCCTGCCGTTCATTCGGATGAGAAACATGTAAGGCGACGGATTCAATGAACGGATCGCACGATAGATCGCGACCGGCGACGCCGACGTTTCCCGAGAAAACCTCTGAGAAAGAACGACCTGATATGCCGAGCCCGCCGCTATCAGTTCCTTTATCGCCCGAACGCCGTTCTCAAAGTCGGCACGTTCGAAATTCGAGATCGCTTGTTCTTTTGTCGGCGACTTCGAAGCAGCGGGAAGTTTTACAGGATCATTTTCAAGCGATCGGCGAATCATTGCATTTTGCTCGCCCGCAGTTGCTAACATTGACCGCAATTCACTTTCTGAACCGTCCGCCTCGTCGGTAAACACAAGCGAAACGATCTTGATCACCTGCTTGGCATGATCGAATGCTACGATCGTGCGGCAAAACATGATCTCGGCGTCATTTTCTGATGACGTGATCCGTTGACGGAGGCTCGGTTCGAACCACGCCGAGCATCCAAATCCAAGCGAACCGATCGCACCTCCGGCAAAACTCGGCAGGTCCTCATGCTCCGATAATCGGTATTTCGCAAAATGCTCACGCAGAAAATCGAAGACCGGGATATCGATGAAACGCTCACCGGCGGCATCTTTGACCCTTACATGCCGGTCATTGCCGATCGCCGTAAAATGCGGATCGGTACCGATGAATGAATATCTCGCCAGGGCTTCGCCACCCTCGACCGATTCCAACAAGAAGGAAGCTTCTCTTTCATTCGCGAGTTTCAGATATACCGCCAACGGCGTCAGCAGATCGGCCGGCATCGTGACGATCACCGCTATCACATTCGCCTTATCAGCAATTTCTGGTAATTTTTCGAAAGCCTGCATAAAAAAAACCGCCAACGATTTTCATTGGCGGTAGGGCTCGGAAACGGAGGATCTGAAATTGACTAGATCAGTCGAATACAGAACCATTTTTCGCAAACACGACCGCAGATGCCCGCCAGCTTTGCCAGCGCGTATGAACGATCGAACTTAGGCCGTGTTTGTACATTACTCCAATATCTATCAGAAACGGGTCTGACGTGTCAATCACATCTTCTCGGGAACTTCGATCCCGAGTGTGTTCAGAGCGGCGGTCAGCGAACGCCTCACCGTGTCAGCAACCGAAATAAGCACTGCCCGCCTGACCACATCCGGCTCGGGAAGGATCTTGTGATGGTGATAGAAAAGATTGAATGCTTTCGCCAGACTGAACGTATATTTTGCCAGGATCGACGGTTCGTTGACGTTGGCTGCTTGCTGGATCGTCTCATCGAGCCGCGATGCGAGCATGAGCATCGACCAGATGTCGTCGCCATCCGCAGCCGCGAAGATCTCTGCCACCCTATTACGATCACCGAGTGCTTTCTTTATCTCATCGATCGATTCGCCCCGGTCGGTGATCTTTCGAAATATCGAATTTGCACGAACGGCCGAATACTGACAGAAACACCCGGTCTCGCCCTCAAATGAAAGGGCCTCATCAAAGTCGAAGACGATGACCGTGGTCCGGGTGAACTTCAAAAGGAAATAACGGAGCGCTCCAACGGCGATCTGATGAGCGATATGCTTCTTTTCGGTCGACTCTGCGTCAGGGTGCCGCGATTCGACCTCGGCGAGAGCATTCTCTTCGAGACGGGTCAGCAGATCATCTGCCTTTACACCGAGCCCTTTACGGCCGCTCATTTCGATGAAGGGCTTCGATCGATCATCGTCGCTGACCTCAAAACCCAATTCTTCGGCTGCCGCAGGTGAAAGGGCGACCATTTCATAAGAAAGATGGACGCTGCCGCTCTCACCTATCTCAGGATGTATCGAAGCAACGCCTTTCTTAACGATCTCCTGCGGGTACGACTGCCGCGTATCAATGACGTTATAGACCTTAATGCCATGACCGAACTCAGGAGCTCCGCCAACCGCTTCTGCCTTATTGGCCGTGGTTATCCAGACTTCGTGTCCGTTGGCATATTTGTGAAACGGCTTGTAGTAAAAATCCATCCCAAGCACGCCAAGCTTCCACATCTGATATGCGACGTCTTTGCCGGTATAGGTGACCGTGCCGTTAGAGCGGACCAGGATCTTGTCGGACTCGTGCTCGTCGGTGCCAGTGTGTTCCTCGAACGGCATTACCCAACAGCCGGCATTTTTCCCCTCGGTCTCAAGATGAATTGCTCCGAGTGCTTTCATTTGTTCGAAAGCCTTATCCCAGAAATGAAGATGAAGTATCTCTGATTCCCGCGGCAGAACGTCATACCGGATGTCGAAACGCTCCATCGTTTTCAGGATGCATTCGACGTTGCGGGTCGCGACAAAGTCGGCAAGCTCAGCTGTTTCATTCCCGCCTTCCTCGATGAGGTGCAGGATCTCTGCACGTCGCGACTTAAGTTCCTCATCTACTTGATATTCATGGCCGACCTTTGCATAAAGATCCCAGCAATAGCGATCAAACGAAATACCTTTCGATGTTAGCTCTTCATCCAGGGCCTTGATCGAATTCAGATCCCGGTTCTCGAGGTAAACGAAGCCGACGACAACATCGGCGACCTGAACTCCCGTGTTGTCGATGTAGTTCTGGACCTCGACCCGTTTACCGCTCGCCTTGAGAATGCGAACGAAAGTATCCCCCAAAACCGAGTTTCGCACGTGGCCGATGTGCGCCGCTTTGTTTGGATTAACTGAGGTGTGCTCGACACAAACCTTCGGAGCGTTCTTGTCTGGAATACCGAGACGGGGAAGGACCTCCGAGCTCACCGCATCCGCGAAAAAGAACGATCGATCGTAGTATACGTTCAGATATCCCGGGCCTGCGATCTCGACCCGATCGACAAAATCGAACTCCTCCAGCTCGCCCTTTATCGCCTCAGCGATCGACCGCGGGTTTTGTTTCTCGCCGGTCGCCTGTTTGATCAGCTTAGCGAGTTCGAATGCGACCGGAAATGCGACGTCACCAAGGCTGGTATTCGGCGGAGTTTCGGAGGCGATGTGATCTAAAGATATGTTGAACCGCTTGTCGGCGATCTCACGCACTTTGTTTCGTAAACGGTTTTGCAGCTCGGTGATCGTCATTCTGTTTCGATTCCATCAATGGGCGAAACAGAAATTATAGGATCGCACGCCGGGTTTAGCAAAAGCCGTTACTTTATCGAAACGCTAAGCGTATAGGTTGTCGCCCGGGCAAGGTTGTCGACGCAAACCGATTGATCGCCGCCGATCTCGATCACATACGAATAGCGGGTATCGCCGCTTTCGAAGATCTGAACTTTGCCGCTCCGCGAACTGACATCAGCGGTAAGCGTTTGTCCGCGGCGGGCTCCGGCAAAATAACAGACCCTGCCGCCAGCTGCGATCTTTCCGGAAACTGTGGCTGATGTACGTCCCTTTGCGAAACGTATCGGAATATCGCCAAACGTCGTGGCGGCGCTGACGAATAGAAGGAGCGCCGCGATCTGAAGCCTAATTGCGATTCGCATATTTAATTCCTCGATCCAGAAATACCCAACCTATTTCGCGTGATCTGACAACGAAACATATCGCGCAGCTGCAATTTTTCTTTTTTTTCGGAAAACCGCTAAACTCTTTCTTTTATGCGAACACTCTTTTTCGATTGCTTTGCAGGTGCAAGCGGGAACATGGTCCTCGGTGCCCTTATAGACCTGGGTCTCGATCGTGAGTTGCTGTTCGATCGTATCAAAGGCCTCGGGCTAGCGGGTTATGAGATCGAGATCGAGAAAGTTGACCGCTCGGGGATATCATCGACACATTTGAATGTGGTCATACCAGTAGAAAAGAATCACCGGCATTTACACCATATTGTCGACATCATCGAGAATTCGAATCTTTCCGAAGGCGTTAAGGCAAGGTCGGTCGCGATCTTTGATCGGCTGGCAGCCGCCGAAGCACGGGTTCACGGCATCTCTGTTAAGAAGGTCCATTTTCATGAGGTCGGAGCAATGGATGCGATCATCGATGTTGTCGGGGCCTGTATTGCGTTCGAAATGCTGGGAATCGAGAATTTCGCGTGCTCAAAGATACACGTCGGAAGCGGGTTCGTCGATATGGAGCACGGAAGGTTTCCTGTTCCGCCGCCGGCGGTTGCCGAACTGCTTGTCGGCAAGCCGATCTACTCGACCGATATCGCAGGCGAGCTCATTACGCCTACCGGAGCTGCTATAATATCAACAGTATGTGATAGTTACGGCGTAATACCTGAGATGGCAGTTGAAAGAACGGGATACGGCGCTGGCAGCAGGATCTATGACGGATTTCCAAATGTGCTTCGGATAATGATAGGCGAGACGATCGCAGATAAGATCGAGCAGCCTCAAAACCGTGAACGTCTCGTGATCCTCGAAAGTAATATCGACGATCTTTCTCCTCAGATAATCGGTCACGTCATGGATCGCGCTTTTGAATTAGGGGCCTCTGACTGTTGGTTCACGCCGATTCAAATGAAAAAGAATCGCCCAGCAACGTTGATATCGATTCTGTGCCGCCTGGAACTCAGATCTGTGTTGACCGATCTACTGTTCAAGGAAACTTCCACGTTGGGGATCCGGTTTCGCGACGTCGATCGCGAAGCTCTCGACCGCGAGTTGGTAGACGTTCAGACGGCATACGGACAAGTGAAGGTCAAGATCGGCCGTCATAACGGCGTTATAGTAAACGTAATGCCGGAGTATGACGATGTGGTGCGGGTCGCAAAAGAAAACGGCGTTTCGCTGCGGGCCGTACACAACGCTGTCTCCGCATCGCTCGCTAGTCGAGCCGCATTGGCGGCAGGTTAAGGTTTATGGCAAGAAAGAAACGAACTAAGCTCGATCGTGAAAAGATAGCCGCAGGCGTCAGGCTTGTGCTCGAAGGGATCGGCGAGGATCCGGAGCGTGATGGCCTGGTAAAAACGCCGGAGCGTGTGGCCGATTTCTACGCTGAATTGACCGAGGGTATGTGGCAGGACGCCAAGGAGCACATTGTTCCGCTGCCGGGTGATTCGCACGACGAAATGGTGATCGTAAAGGACATTTCGATAGCCTCGGTTTGCGAGCATCATCTTGCACCCTTCGTAGGCAAGTGCCACATCGCATACATTCCAAAAGACGGCCGGATCGTCGGGCTTTCAAAGCTTGCCCGGATCGCTGAGATCTTTTCGAGGCGTTTGCAGGTTCAGGAACGATTGACGCAGCAGATCGCAGGAACCCTTTTTGAAGAATTAGAGCCGCTTGGCGTGATGGTCGTTATCGAGGCCGAGCATACATGCATGACGCTCCGTGGGGTCAAGAAACCCGGTGCCGTCACGATAACCTCAGCTGTGCTCGGCGGCTTTCGAAAGGATCCGCGAACGCGGGCGGAGGCAATGTCGCTGATCAAGGGATAAACGCGATGGCCGGCATAATTTGATCAAGTACTTAAACTGTCGGGAATCGACATCTCAGGAACTACTTTAGATATGAAACGAACAACAGCTATTGCTTTTTTGATCACTACGTTATCGATTACCCCGTTCTTTCAAACATTGGAAGGACGGTTTGATGCGGTAAAGATCCGTGAACGCGTAAAAAGGTTATCCGCTGACGATTTCGAGGGACGCGGGCCCGGAAATGAAGGAAGTAAGAAGGCCGCCGAGTATATAGCGGCACAAATGAAGGCTGTCGGTATAAAACCGGGTAACGGGAAAAGTTATTTCCAGAACGTAAAACTCGCCGGGATCAAGGTCGACCCTTCGACCCAGCTTGTAGTTTCCGGCCGATCCGCCCAACCGCGGAGTTTCCGATTCGGCGACGACTTTGTCGCGACGACGGGAGCGCAGCGTGAGGGTGTCTCGGTCGATGCTGAGCTTGTTTTCATGGGTTATGGGATCGATGCACCGCTATACAATTGGAATGATTACAGCGGGCCTGCCGAAGATTACCGCGGAAAGGTACTGCTTATCATGGTGAATGACCCGCCGGCAACGACGGAAGAACCGAATCTGTTTGGCGGGAAGGCACTGACTTATTACGGCCGCTGGACCTACAAGTACGAGGAAGCGGCACGCCGCGGTGCCGCCGGTGTGATCCTGATCCACACGAACGAGACGGCCGGATATGGCTGGAACGTTGTGCGGACCTCATTCGGTGGTGCCCGATCCGAGATATTTCGTGAGCCGGGCAATAACCGTCCGTTCCTCGATCTGATGAG
The DNA window shown above is from Chloracidobacterium sp. and carries:
- the argS gene encoding arginine--tRNA ligase translates to MTITELQNRLRNKVREIADKRFNISLDHIASETPPNTSLGDVAFPVAFELAKLIKQATGEKQNPRSIAEAIKGELEEFDFVDRVEIAGPGYLNVYYDRSFFFADAVSSEVLPRLGIPDKNAPKVCVEHTSVNPNKAAHIGHVRNSVLGDTFVRILKASGKRVEVQNYIDNTGVQVADVVVGFVYLENRDLNSIKALDEELTSKGISFDRYCWDLYAKVGHEYQVDEELKSRRAEILHLIEEGGNETAELADFVATRNVECILKTMERFDIRYDVLPRESEILHLHFWDKAFEQMKALGAIHLETEGKNAGCWVMPFEEHTGTDEHESDKILVRSNGTVTYTGKDVAYQMWKLGVLGMDFYYKPFHKYANGHEVWITTANKAEAVGGAPEFGHGIKVYNVIDTRQSYPQEIVKKGVASIHPEIGESGSVHLSYEMVALSPAAAEELGFEVSDDDRSKPFIEMSGRKGLGVKADDLLTRLEENALAEVESRHPDAESTEKKHIAHQIAVGALRYFLLKFTRTTVIVFDFDEALSFEGETGCFCQYSAVRANSIFRKITDRGESIDEIKKALGDRNRVAEIFAAADGDDIWSMLMLASRLDETIQQAANVNEPSILAKYTFSLAKAFNLFYHHHKILPEPDVVRRAVLISVADTVRRSLTAALNTLGIEVPEKM
- the larC gene encoding nickel pincer cofactor biosynthesis protein LarC — translated: MRTLFFDCFAGASGNMVLGALIDLGLDRELLFDRIKGLGLAGYEIEIEKVDRSGISSTHLNVVIPVEKNHRHLHHIVDIIENSNLSEGVKARSVAIFDRLAAAEARVHGISVKKVHFHEVGAMDAIIDVVGACIAFEMLGIENFACSKIHVGSGFVDMEHGRFPVPPPAVAELLVGKPIYSTDIAGELITPTGAAIISTVCDSYGVIPEMAVERTGYGAGSRIYDGFPNVLRIMIGETIADKIEQPQNRERLVILESNIDDLSPQIIGHVMDRAFELGASDCWFTPIQMKKNRPATLISILCRLELRSVLTDLLFKETSTLGIRFRDVDREALDRELVDVQTAYGQVKVKIGRHNGVIVNVMPEYDDVVRVAKENGVSLRAVHNAVSASLASRAALAAG
- the folE gene encoding GTP cyclohydrolase I FolE, whose protein sequence is MARKKRTKLDREKIAAGVRLVLEGIGEDPERDGLVKTPERVADFYAELTEGMWQDAKEHIVPLPGDSHDEMVIVKDISIASVCEHHLAPFVGKCHIAYIPKDGRIVGLSKLARIAEIFSRRLQVQERLTQQIAGTLFEELEPLGVMVVIEAEHTCMTLRGVKKPGAVTITSAVLGGFRKDPRTRAEAMSLIKG